One region of Microbacterium sufflavum genomic DNA includes:
- a CDS encoding glucose-6-phosphate isomerase family protein, with protein MPEYQTPPIPPMAITFDAEKLTLSPEGPTLTRRMSDLEGLFRDHDAWAASASGDDPVVYTVVSSPVPEVDRELPQSITTIMPGDTSGELWMTKGHQHPDHQGEIYLALKGRGGLLMFDGERTEWLDMLPGTIGYIPPGWAHRSVNTGDEPYAFLAVYPGGAGHDYGWVLEHGMGSRAYRAESGVDLRPYAE; from the coding sequence ATGCCCGAGTACCAGACCCCGCCGATCCCGCCGATGGCCATCACCTTCGACGCCGAGAAGCTGACGCTCTCCCCCGAGGGCCCCACGCTCACGCGGCGGATGTCCGACCTCGAGGGCCTGTTCCGGGATCACGACGCCTGGGCCGCCTCCGCATCGGGCGACGACCCGGTGGTCTACACCGTCGTCAGCTCCCCCGTGCCCGAGGTCGACCGCGAGCTGCCGCAGTCGATCACGACGATCATGCCCGGCGACACGTCGGGCGAGCTGTGGATGACGAAGGGCCACCAGCACCCCGACCACCAGGGCGAGATCTACCTGGCGCTGAAGGGCCGCGGCGGACTGCTCATGTTCGACGGCGAGCGCACCGAGTGGCTCGACATGCTCCCCGGCACCATCGGCTACATCCCCCCGGGCTGGGCGCACCGCTCGGTCAACACCGGCGACGAGCCCTACGCCTTCCTCGCCGTCTACCCGGGCGGCGCGGGGCACGACTACGGGTGGGTGCTGGAGCACGGCATGGGCTCGCGCGCCTACCGTGCGGAGTCCGGCGTCGACCTGCGCCCGTACGCGGAATAG